The genomic region AATCTTTTTTCTTTCAGACCAACCAACTCTAGCTATGCGAAAGATCTATTATCGTTTCCCCCAGAGAGTGGATCTCTCGTTCGCAATGGGGATGCCATTCAACGAGACCCTGAAATACATTGCCGGCCTCGACAATGAAGAGTCAACCAAGACAACCGGGAAGGAACTGGTCAAAGTCAAGACCCGTGTCCAGATCGCAGTGGATCGGGCAACGTTCGGCGATATCACGCCCGATGTCCTGCGACCCGGCGTTATCACGGAAGCAGTGGATCTCCAGATCTCCGTCCTTGCCCTTGCACTCCGCGGAGGGGGCAAGGTTCCGATAGCAAACGACATATTTTATATCCGGCTTACGGACCAGGCCTCCCGGACCGATATCGATATTGCAAAGGAGGGGCGCGGGGAAGGTCTGGATGCGCTCGATATGAAAAACATCCTGCTTGGTGCCCCGAAGTGACCATCCGGATTGCCCTTGCGGCTCCCTTCAAGCATACCCGCAAGACCGGGATGCGTAAGAACGAGCTGGTCTATTATTATGCGCTTGACCGGAAATGGATGAGCACGGAGCAGGCAAACCTCCTGTTGCGGCGGGCGGAGGAGGATGGGCTTATCCGTCAGGAAAACGGGGTTTTCTCTCCCCGGTTCGATCTGGCGGAAGTGAACATCCCCGTTGGTTTCAAACCAACATCCGCGATTTTTGAGCGGAATGATCCCACGCAGGAACTGATCCAGCGGATTGTGCAGGCAAAGAATATGCAGGAAACAGAGGTTGTATCGGAGATGAACCGGATCATCAGGGAAGATTTTGACGGGCATCTCCTCCCTGCAGCCGCACTCGTCCTGATTGCCAGAAAGAACCATATTCCCTTTGAAGATCTCCGGGAAGCGCTTCGGCAGTCCTTATCAAAAAATTAAACCCGGTTTTCTAATACGCGTACCACCGGGGGCCGAGACTTTTAGGAAAGTATTTGGTGATGCATCCGTCATGTATTTTCAAGCAGATATGGTGAGACCATGAGACGAAGACAAAAGGATATCTGGGATCAGCCATGGGTGATGATAGCCGTAGTAGTCGGGATCGTTGCCGTAGTGGCCATTGCACTGGTTTTTTTCTTTGCAGGCGGCAATGCAGGCTCCGCCACACCGACAACAACCCCATCATCAACGGTAACTCCCACACCGGCAGGATCCGGCAACGGTGTATCGAAAACAACGGCCATAACAACGACATCCGCAGCTTCCGCAGCATCCAGTGTAACCCTTGTAGAGACCCTTGCCGTCAGCGTTCCTGCTGAGGGAGTC from uncultured Methanoregula sp. harbors:
- a CDS encoding DUF2240 family protein, with amino-acid sequence MTIRIALAAPFKHTRKTGMRKNELVYYYALDRKWMSTEQANLLLRRAEEDGLIRQENGVFSPRFDLAEVNIPVGFKPTSAIFERNDPTQELIQRIVQAKNMQETEVVSEMNRIIREDFDGHLLPAAALVLIARKNHIPFEDLREALRQSLSKN